Proteins encoded within one genomic window of Mesorhizobium sp. AR10:
- a CDS encoding branched-chain amino acid ABC transporter permease: MLYFFQQVLNGLHSGALYALLAFGYVLTNGILHRTNLAYGAVFAFCGHTMILTAAFGYQALWLTLFAAVALGVVAALLYAALISHVLSRNVFEPLADRTPNAIVVTTLGILLVLSEASRIAANTHDLWLPPMLAQPIIFAQNTTFKATLTLIQLLDCAFVLAIVAMATWAFARSSFGRRWRAVSDDPKAAAMCGVDVRAVFRGAVLAGGFCAALAGVLAGLYYGNVSFGTGLVYGLKILFVTAVGGYLSPPRAALGAAAFGMAESLWAGYFPLEWRDAWMYLFLVAMLLLIGAGRDTTKIV; encoded by the coding sequence ATGCTCTATTTCTTCCAACAGGTTCTGAACGGGCTGCATTCAGGCGCGCTTTATGCGCTGCTTGCCTTCGGCTATGTGCTGACCAACGGCATCCTGCACCGTACCAACCTCGCCTATGGCGCGGTGTTCGCCTTTTGCGGGCACACGATGATCCTCACCGCGGCCTTCGGCTATCAGGCCCTGTGGCTGACGCTGTTCGCTGCAGTGGCGCTCGGTGTTGTGGCGGCGTTGCTGTATGCGGCGCTGATCAGCCACGTCCTGTCGCGAAACGTCTTCGAACCCTTGGCCGACCGCACGCCCAACGCAATCGTGGTGACGACGCTCGGCATATTGCTGGTGCTGTCGGAAGCAAGCCGCATTGCCGCCAACACCCACGATCTGTGGCTGCCGCCGATGCTGGCCCAACCCATCATTTTCGCGCAGAACACCACATTCAAGGCGACGCTGACCCTCATCCAGTTGCTCGACTGCGCATTCGTGCTGGCAATCGTGGCCATGGCCACATGGGCATTCGCCCGATCGAGCTTCGGCCGGCGCTGGCGCGCCGTGTCCGACGATCCCAAGGCTGCGGCCATGTGCGGGGTCGACGTGCGCGCCGTCTTCCGGGGCGCGGTGCTCGCAGGTGGCTTTTGCGCGGCACTGGCCGGTGTGCTCGCCGGTCTGTACTATGGCAATGTCAGCTTCGGCACCGGTCTGGTCTACGGGCTGAAAATCCTGTTCGTCACCGCGGTCGGCGGCTATCTCTCGCCGCCGCGGGCGGCACTCGGCGCCGCCGCTTTCGGCATGGCCGAATCGCTGTGGGCCGGCTATTTCCCACTCGAATGGCGCGATGCCTGGATGTATCTGTTCCTCGTCGCCATGCTGCTGCTGATCGGTGCCGGCCGCGACACAACCAAGATCGTCTGA
- a CDS encoding TRAP transporter small permease subunit gives MAGLLALSRTIDRVNEFIGKWVSWLILLAILVSAGNAIIRKMFDISSNAWLELQWYLFGAAFMLAAAYTLKQNDHIRIDIVYGMFSRRVQHWIDLLGHLFFLMPFVTLMVIYFVPYVSLSFRSGEMSNNSGGLIIWPAKAILLVGFFLLALQGISEIIKKIAIMRGHMDDPNPFISVHEQAELEAKALAEEVRS, from the coding sequence ATGGCAGGGCTTCTTGCTCTATCCAGAACAATTGACCGTGTGAACGAATTCATCGGCAAATGGGTGTCTTGGCTGATCCTGCTGGCAATTCTCGTAAGCGCCGGCAATGCCATCATCCGCAAGATGTTCGACATATCGTCGAACGCCTGGCTGGAGCTGCAGTGGTATCTGTTCGGTGCCGCCTTCATGCTGGCCGCTGCCTATACGCTGAAGCAGAACGACCACATCCGCATCGACATCGTCTACGGCATGTTCTCGCGCCGCGTGCAGCACTGGATCGACCTTCTCGGCCACCTCTTCTTCCTGATGCCGTTCGTGACGCTGATGGTGATCTATTTCGTTCCCTATGTGTCGCTGTCGTTTCGCAGCGGCGAAATGTCGAACAATTCCGGCGGGCTGATCATCTGGCCGGCAAAGGCCATCCTGCTGGTCGGCTTCTTCCTGCTGGCGCTGCAGGGCATTTCCGAGATCATCAAGAAGATCGCCATCATGCGCGGCCACATGGACGATCCCAATCCGTTCATATCGGTGCATGAACAAGCCGAGCTCGAAGCCAAGGCACTCGCCGAAGAGGTGCGCTCATGA
- a CDS encoding TRAP transporter large permease — protein MEFIAQNMAPIMFASLIIFLLIGYPVAFSLAANGLMFFFIGVLLSPYSGGSINLAWPLLHALPDNFYGSRVMSNDTLLAIPFFTFMGIVLERSGMAEDLLDTIGQLFGPIRGGLAYAVIFVGALLAATTGVVAASVIAMGLISLPIMLRYGYDRRVASGVIAASGTLAQIIPPSLVLIVLADQLGRSVGDMYAGALIPGLVLTGLYALYILIMSIVRPKSMPALPLEARTLGHGILSLLAALLVTVVISYAAYRYLAPAHGDNADILGASIGVIIIYIVAIADKRLNFNMMSRLAQQVIIVLIPPLALIFLVLGTIFLGIATPTEGGAMGSVGALIMAAAKGRLSLDVVKQALTSTTRLSSFVLFILIGARVFSLTFYGVNGHIWVEHLLTSLPGGEVGFLIGVNILVFLLAFFLDFFELAFIIVPLLAPAADKLGIDLIWFGVLLGVNMQTSFMHPPFGFALFYLRSVAARVPYLDRLTGKQIAPVTTGQIYWGAVPFVCIQVVMIGLTIAFPQMVMHYKGTTVDPGTIDYQVPETPGLGLSPLGSAPADGGTSPAAPAAPDLSQPPSFGETPPAKPAAPANDLSQPPSFN, from the coding sequence ATGGAGTTCATTGCCCAGAACATGGCGCCGATCATGTTCGCCTCGCTGATCATCTTCCTGCTGATCGGTTATCCCGTCGCCTTTTCGCTGGCCGCCAACGGCCTGATGTTCTTCTTCATCGGCGTGCTTTTGTCGCCCTATTCGGGCGGATCGATCAACCTCGCCTGGCCGCTGCTGCATGCCCTGCCGGACAATTTCTACGGCAGCCGGGTGATGTCGAATGATACGTTGCTGGCCATTCCATTCTTTACCTTCATGGGCATCGTGCTCGAACGATCGGGCATGGCCGAAGACCTTCTCGACACGATCGGTCAATTGTTCGGGCCGATCCGCGGCGGCCTTGCCTATGCCGTGATCTTCGTCGGCGCGCTGCTTGCCGCGACGACCGGCGTGGTGGCGGCATCGGTCATCGCCATGGGACTGATTTCGCTGCCGATCATGCTGCGCTACGGCTATGACCGCAGGGTGGCGTCCGGCGTCATCGCGGCATCCGGCACGCTTGCGCAGATCATCCCGCCGTCGCTGGTGCTGATCGTGCTTGCCGACCAACTCGGCCGTTCCGTCGGCGACATGTATGCAGGCGCGCTGATCCCCGGCCTTGTTTTGACAGGTCTCTACGCCCTGTACATCCTGATCATGTCGATCGTCCGGCCGAAGTCGATGCCGGCCCTGCCGCTGGAAGCGCGCACGCTCGGCCACGGCATCCTGTCGCTGTTGGCGGCGCTGCTGGTGACGGTGGTGATTTCCTATGCAGCGTATCGCTACCTCGCGCCCGCGCATGGCGACAACGCCGATATCCTCGGCGCCAGCATCGGCGTGATCATCATCTACATCGTGGCAATTGCCGACAAGCGCCTGAACTTCAATATGATGTCGCGGCTGGCGCAGCAGGTGATCATCGTGCTCATCCCGCCGCTGGCGCTGATCTTCCTGGTGCTGGGCACCATCTTCCTCGGCATCGCCACTCCGACCGAGGGCGGCGCCATGGGCTCCGTCGGTGCATTGATCATGGCGGCGGCAAAGGGGCGACTGTCGCTGGATGTGGTCAAGCAGGCGCTGACCTCGACGACGCGGCTGTCATCCTTCGTGCTGTTCATCCTGATCGGCGCACGGGTGTTCTCGCTCACCTTCTACGGCGTCAACGGCCACATCTGGGTCGAGCATCTCCTGACCTCGTTGCCCGGCGGCGAAGTCGGCTTCCTGATCGGGGTCAACATCCTCGTCTTCTTGCTGGCCTTCTTCCTCGACTTCTTCGAGCTGGCCTTCATCATCGTGCCGCTTCTGGCGCCGGCCGCCGACAAGCTCGGCATCGACCTGATCTGGTTCGGCGTGCTGCTCGGCGTCAACATGCAGACCAGCTTCATGCACCCACCCTTCGGCTTTGCGCTGTTCTACCTGCGCTCGGTCGCTGCCCGCGTGCCCTATCTCGACCGCCTCACCGGCAAGCAGATCGCGCCGGTAACCACTGGCCAGATCTATTGGGGCGCGGTTCCCTTCGTCTGCATACAGGTCGTCATGATCGGGCTGACCATCGCCTTCCCGCAGATGGTCATGCACTACAAGGGCACGACGGTCGACCCGGGCACGATCGACTACCAGGTGCCCGAAACGCCTGGTCTCGGCCTGTCGCCACTCGGAAGTGCACCGGCCGATGGTGGCACGTCACCGGCAGCACCCGCGGCGCCCGACCTGTCGCAGCCGCCCAGTTTCGGCGAAACGCCCCCTGCCAAACCGGCGGCACCAGCGAACGATCTGTCGCAGCCACCGAGTTTCAATTGA
- a CDS encoding zinc-dependent alcohol dehydrogenase family protein, whose product MKAVRLEAVGSIALHEVDKPSAGPDDLLVRIEACGVCGTDRHLFHGEFPCTPPVTPGHEFSGIVEAIGNSVFGFSVGDRVTGDPNIACGRCPHCHAGRVNLCSNLRAIGIHRDGGFAEYLVLPQKQAFVLPGDLKPTHGAFCEPLGCCLHGVELAEIRPGSSVAVLGGGVIGLLTVQLARLAGATTIILSTRQASRRALAEDLGATATVDPNAGDVIDAIAGPSGLMPGGVDVVFECAGVRETVEQSMRLARAGGTVVIVGVMPQGLKAAFEPFDLLFRELKVLGSFLNPFTHRRAADLIASGAIEIDRLISRQVTLEDAAAVIANPPAAGEIKVLVVPG is encoded by the coding sequence ATGAAAGCGGTGCGGCTGGAGGCAGTGGGAAGCATCGCGCTGCACGAGGTCGACAAGCCGTCTGCAGGACCGGACGACCTTCTGGTGCGGATCGAAGCGTGCGGCGTCTGCGGCACCGACCGGCATCTTTTTCATGGCGAGTTTCCCTGTACGCCGCCGGTGACACCCGGACATGAGTTTTCCGGCATCGTCGAGGCGATCGGAAACTCCGTCTTCGGCTTTTCCGTAGGCGACCGGGTTACCGGCGATCCCAACATTGCCTGCGGACGGTGCCCGCATTGTCATGCCGGGCGGGTCAACCTCTGCAGCAATCTGCGCGCCATCGGCATCCATCGCGATGGCGGCTTTGCCGAGTATCTTGTCCTGCCGCAGAAGCAGGCCTTCGTTCTGCCAGGCGATCTCAAGCCGACACATGGCGCGTTCTGCGAACCGCTTGGCTGCTGCCTGCATGGCGTGGAGCTGGCTGAGATCAGGCCCGGCTCCTCGGTCGCCGTGCTTGGTGGCGGCGTGATCGGCCTGCTCACTGTGCAACTGGCAAGACTTGCGGGCGCAACCACCATCATCCTGTCGACGCGCCAGGCCTCGCGGCGCGCCCTTGCCGAGGATCTGGGCGCAACCGCAACGGTGGATCCCAACGCTGGCGATGTCATCGACGCGATCGCCGGTCCGTCCGGGCTGATGCCGGGCGGTGTCGATGTGGTGTTTGAATGCGCCGGCGTGAGAGAAACCGTCGAGCAATCGATGCGGCTGGCCAGGGCCGGCGGCACGGTGGTCATCGTGGGCGTGATGCCGCAAGGCTTGAAGGCAGCATTCGAACCCTTCGACCTGTTATTCCGGGAATTGAAGGTTCTGGGCTCCTTCCTCAATCCGTTTACCCATCGCCGCGCCGCCGACCTTATCGCCTCGGGTGCGATCGAGATCGACAGGCTGATCTCCAGGCAGGTGACGCTTGAAGACGCGGCGGCGGTGATCGCCAATCCGCCGGCCGCCGGTGAAATCAAGGTGCTGGTGGTGCCAGGCTGA
- a CDS encoding VOC family protein, protein MKLNHANLVTADVAGLCDFFTSHFGFELVAMRGKDAFAVLQGIDGFTLNLMKPGKGEAAAYPEGFHIGFFVGKPHSVHAKHAELANAGLQPGEVQELTRGGTRSTTFYCHAPGGILVEVSSSES, encoded by the coding sequence ATGAAACTGAACCACGCAAATCTCGTAACGGCCGATGTTGCCGGACTGTGCGATTTCTTCACCAGCCATTTCGGCTTCGAATTGGTCGCCATGCGCGGCAAGGATGCCTTTGCGGTTCTACAGGGAATCGACGGCTTTACCCTCAACCTGATGAAGCCCGGCAAAGGAGAGGCCGCCGCCTATCCCGAGGGGTTTCACATCGGCTTCTTCGTCGGCAAACCGCATAGTGTGCACGCAAAGCATGCTGAACTTGCCAATGCCGGCCTGCAACCGGGCGAGGTCCAGGAGCTGACGCGCGGCGGCACCAGGTCGACCACCTTCTATTGTCATGCGCCGGGCGGAATACTGGTCGAAGTCAGCTCTTCCGAATCCTGA
- a CDS encoding TRAP transporter substrate-binding protein: MDRRSFIRKAGATGVGAAAAAATLAAPAIAQSNPKVTWRLASSFPKSLDTIYGGAEVFSKMLSEATDGNFQVQVFAAGELVPGLQAADATTAGTVEACHTVAYYYWGKDPTWALGAAVPFSLNARGINAWHYHGGGIDLFNEFLATQGLFGLPGGNTGVQMGGWFRKEINTVADLSGLKMRIGGFAGKVVQKLGVVPQQIAGGDIYPALEKGTIDAAEWVGPYDDEKLGFYKVAPYYYYPGWWEGGPTVHLMFNKAKYEELPPAYKSLLHTAAQATDADMLQKYDLLNPAAVRRLVAGGAKLRPFTPEIMAACFEKANEVYAEMEATNAPFKKIWDSIKAFRKEHYLWAQVAEYNYDTFMMVQQRNGKL, encoded by the coding sequence ATGGATCGTCGTTCATTCATCCGCAAGGCCGGCGCGACCGGCGTTGGCGCCGCGGCGGCGGCCGCGACGCTTGCCGCGCCAGCTATCGCCCAATCCAATCCGAAAGTGACGTGGCGCCTTGCGTCGTCCTTCCCGAAATCGCTCGATACGATCTACGGCGGTGCCGAGGTCTTCTCCAAAATGCTGTCGGAGGCGACCGACGGCAATTTCCAGGTCCAGGTCTTTGCCGCAGGTGAACTCGTGCCCGGCCTTCAGGCCGCGGATGCCACCACTGCCGGTACCGTCGAGGCCTGCCATACGGTTGCATACTATTACTGGGGCAAGGACCCGACATGGGCGCTGGGTGCGGCGGTGCCGTTCTCACTCAACGCGCGCGGCATCAATGCCTGGCACTATCATGGCGGCGGCATCGACCTGTTCAACGAATTTCTGGCCACGCAGGGCCTTTTCGGCCTGCCGGGCGGCAATACCGGCGTGCAGATGGGCGGCTGGTTCCGCAAGGAGATCAATACCGTCGCCGACCTTTCCGGCCTCAAGATGCGCATCGGCGGCTTTGCCGGCAAGGTTGTGCAGAAGCTCGGCGTCGTGCCGCAGCAGATCGCCGGCGGCGACATCTATCCGGCGCTTGAAAAAGGCACCATCGACGCCGCCGAATGGGTCGGCCCCTATGACGACGAGAAGCTCGGCTTCTACAAGGTCGCGCCCTACTACTACTATCCCGGCTGGTGGGAAGGCGGGCCGACCGTCCATCTGATGTTCAACAAGGCGAAATACGAAGAACTTCCGCCGGCTTACAAGTCGCTGCTGCATACCGCAGCACAGGCGACCGACGCCGACATGCTGCAGAAATACGACCTTCTGAATCCGGCGGCGGTGAGGCGGCTGGTTGCCGGCGGTGCGAAATTGCGCCCGTTTACCCCGGAGATCATGGCCGCCTGTTTCGAAAAGGCCAACGAGGTCTATGCCGAAATGGAAGCCACGAACGCACCCTTCAAGAAGATCTGGGATTCGATCAAGGCGTTCCGCAAGGAGCATTATCTCTGGGCACAGGTGGCCGAGTACAACTACGACACCTTCATGATGGTCCAGCAGCGCAACGGCAAGCTGTAG
- a CDS encoding gamma-glutamyl-gamma-aminobutyrate hydrolase family protein — MHQPLVAISTDVRQFDNYTWHAAPQQYLEAALSGAGVFPLLVPSFGDRLDFDELLSSVDGVMVTGSKSNVHPSLYGGDASEANGPYDPARDSTTLPLIRRAIERGVPLLAICRGIQEMNVALGGTLATEIQEREGSLDHRAVTSDNQDERFAIHQTISIKPGSCLAGVFGAGDIKVNSLHRQGIDRLGPKLQVEAVAADGTVEAVSVKDSRAFAVGVQWHPEYWVKSDSDSAKIFRAFGDAVRLHAAAKSGARAAAE, encoded by the coding sequence ATGCATCAGCCGCTCGTCGCCATATCAACCGACGTCCGCCAGTTCGACAACTACACCTGGCATGCTGCCCCGCAGCAATATCTGGAGGCGGCCCTTTCAGGCGCCGGCGTGTTCCCGCTGCTCGTGCCGTCCTTCGGCGACCGGCTCGATTTCGATGAATTGCTGTCGTCGGTCGATGGCGTCATGGTCACCGGCTCGAAGTCCAACGTGCACCCCTCGCTCTATGGCGGCGACGCCAGCGAAGCCAACGGGCCCTACGATCCCGCTCGTGATTCTACGACGCTGCCGCTGATCCGAAGGGCGATCGAGCGCGGCGTGCCGCTGCTCGCCATCTGTCGGGGCATCCAGGAAATGAACGTAGCGCTGGGCGGCACGCTGGCTACAGAAATCCAGGAGCGCGAGGGCTCGCTCGACCATCGCGCGGTGACGAGCGACAATCAGGACGAACGCTTCGCCATCCACCAGACCATTTCGATCAAGCCCGGAAGCTGCCTCGCCGGTGTGTTCGGCGCGGGTGACATCAAGGTCAATTCGTTGCACCGCCAGGGGATTGACCGGCTCGGCCCGAAGCTGCAGGTCGAGGCAGTCGCCGCCGACGGTACGGTCGAGGCGGTTTCAGTGAAAGACTCACGCGCCTTCGCCGTCGGCGTGCAATGGCATCCCGAATACTGGGTCAAGTCCGACAGCGACTCGGCAAAGATCTTCCGCGCCTTCGGCGATGCGGTGCGTTTGCACGCGGCGGCGAAATCCGGCGCGCGCGCAGCCGCCGAATAA
- a CDS encoding 2-hydroxyacid dehydrogenase codes for MTKPEQLQTVAVLVPGHFHDHAVERIERTFKRVKIEQADPALVTDDMRRNVRAIASFAGINAGMMDALPNLELIASFGVGYDSVDVSHAAAKNIMVTNTPDVLTEEVADTTIGLLINTIRDLWRAETWLRDGSWVRKGNYPLSRLTLRGRKVGIFGMGRIGQAIARRLEAFDLPIAYHNRRQVEGLAYAYHPTLKGLAEAVDTLISVAPGGASTEKAVNAEILSALGPNGVFVNIGRGSTVDEPALAAALANGTIAAAGLDVFADEPNVPKALLDAPNTSLLPHVGSASEHTRRAMADLCVDNLVSWFTERRPLTPVPETVQVKARS; via the coding sequence ATGACCAAGCCTGAGCAGTTGCAGACCGTCGCCGTTCTGGTGCCGGGTCATTTCCATGACCACGCGGTCGAGCGCATCGAGCGTACCTTCAAGCGCGTCAAGATCGAGCAAGCCGATCCGGCTCTGGTTACCGACGACATGCGCCGCAACGTGCGCGCCATTGCTTCCTTCGCCGGCATCAATGCGGGGATGATGGATGCGTTGCCCAACCTCGAACTCATCGCCTCCTTCGGCGTCGGCTACGATTCGGTCGATGTCAGCCATGCGGCCGCAAAAAACATCATGGTCACCAACACGCCTGACGTGCTGACCGAGGAGGTAGCCGACACCACGATCGGGTTGTTGATCAACACCATCCGCGACCTGTGGCGGGCCGAAACCTGGCTGCGCGACGGCAGTTGGGTGCGCAAGGGCAACTATCCACTGAGCCGGCTGACCTTGCGTGGTCGCAAGGTCGGCATCTTCGGCATGGGCCGCATCGGGCAAGCCATTGCCCGGCGGCTGGAAGCTTTTGACCTGCCGATCGCCTACCACAATCGGCGCCAGGTCGAAGGCCTGGCCTATGCATACCACCCGACGCTGAAAGGTCTCGCCGAGGCGGTCGATACACTGATCTCGGTGGCGCCTGGCGGTGCCTCGACGGAAAAGGCGGTCAACGCCGAAATCCTGTCGGCGCTTGGCCCGAACGGTGTCTTCGTCAACATCGGTCGTGGCAGCACGGTCGACGAGCCGGCCCTTGCGGCAGCCCTCGCCAATGGCACCATCGCCGCCGCCGGGCTCGATGTCTTCGCCGACGAACCGAACGTGCCCAAGGCACTGCTCGACGCGCCGAACACCTCGCTGCTGCCACATGTCGGCTCCGCCTCGGAACATACGCGCCGCGCCATGGCCGATCTGTGCGTCGACAATCTGGTGTCCTGGTTCACCGAGCGTCGGCCGCTGACGCCGGTGCCGGAGACGGTCCAGGTCAAGGCGCGAAGCTGA
- a CDS encoding LacI family DNA-binding transcriptional regulator has protein sequence MAQKIKLSTIADALGVSTATVSLALRDSPLVAGATRDRIKEHARAIGYIYNRRAASLRTSRSGIVGVVVHDIMNPFFAEILRSIESELDRSRQTFILSNHYDQLEKQRTFIDTLLQLGADGVIMSPAIGTPASDILMAEENGLPAVLIARTVEGADVPVFRGDDSYGTGLATNHLISLGHKRIAMIGGTDQTSTGRDRYQGYVNAMEAAGLEVRQSWRIAGPRTKQAGFEAAGQFLALKDKPTAACCWNDLVAIGLMNGIARAGLVPGVDISVTGYDDLEEAAIATPALTTVWNGQREVGRRAASALLDKLNGQTVRPSQELIKPELHVRQSTGRPVERA, from the coding sequence CTGGCACAGAAGATCAAGCTTTCGACGATCGCGGATGCGCTTGGCGTGTCCACGGCCACGGTCTCGCTGGCGTTGCGCGACAGCCCGCTGGTCGCCGGCGCCACCCGCGACCGCATCAAGGAACATGCCCGCGCCATCGGTTATATCTACAACCGTCGCGCAGCCAGCCTGCGCACCTCGCGCTCGGGCATCGTCGGTGTCGTGGTCCACGACATCATGAACCCGTTCTTTGCCGAGATACTGCGTTCGATCGAAAGCGAGCTCGACCGCAGCCGGCAGACCTTCATCCTGTCGAACCACTACGACCAGCTCGAAAAGCAGCGCACCTTCATCGACACGCTTTTGCAGCTCGGCGCCGACGGCGTCATCATGTCGCCCGCCATCGGCACGCCGGCTTCCGACATCCTGATGGCCGAGGAAAACGGCCTGCCGGCAGTGCTGATCGCGCGCACCGTCGAGGGCGCCGACGTGCCGGTGTTTCGCGGCGACGATTCCTATGGCACCGGGCTTGCCACCAACCACCTGATCTCGCTTGGCCACAAGCGTATCGCCATGATCGGCGGCACCGACCAGACCTCGACCGGCCGCGACCGCTACCAGGGCTATGTCAACGCGATGGAGGCGGCCGGGCTCGAGGTCAGGCAATCCTGGCGCATCGCCGGCCCGCGCACCAAGCAGGCCGGCTTCGAGGCAGCAGGACAGTTTTTGGCGCTAAAGGACAAGCCAACCGCGGCCTGTTGCTGGAATGATCTCGTCGCCATCGGGCTGATGAACGGCATTGCGCGCGCTGGCTTGGTACCGGGTGTCGACATTTCCGTCACCGGCTATGACGATCTCGAGGAGGCTGCAATCGCCACGCCGGCTCTGACCACCGTCTGGAACGGCCAGCGCGAAGTTGGCCGCCGCGCCGCCAGCGCGCTGCTCGACAAGCTCAACGGGCAGACGGTGCGGCCGTCGCAGGAATTGATCAAGCCGGAACTGCATGTGCGCCAGTCGACCGGCAGGCCGGTGGAGCGTGCATGA
- a CDS encoding DMT family transporter → MLSVYVCFTFLDTSSKYLVLAGVSALIVAWARFTVHVLIVGIFLRGWRDPARFRANNLPAHILRGLFLFGSTIFNVLALRTLQLAETTSIFFFAPMVITALAGPLLGEWAGWRRWLAILTGFAGVLIITRPGVGVFGVGHLFALCSMLSNCFYVIMTRRMSATETSESLILFSALAPAVLLLPLLPFSLALPQDGWHWLILLMLGVFGAIGHWLLVQAYRIATTTALAPYPYSQMVWMIVSGWVFFNQFPDRWTLLGAAIIVASGLYIVHREHRLRVRNRAALDVETEALAKKL, encoded by the coding sequence ATGCTTTCCGTCTATGTGTGTTTCACCTTTCTCGACACCAGCAGCAAATATCTTGTCCTGGCCGGCGTTTCGGCGCTGATCGTCGCCTGGGCGCGCTTTACCGTCCACGTCCTGATTGTCGGCATCTTTCTGCGCGGCTGGCGCGATCCGGCACGCTTTCGCGCCAACAATCTGCCGGCCCATATCCTGCGTGGCCTGTTCCTGTTCGGATCGACCATATTCAACGTCCTGGCGCTGCGGACATTGCAACTGGCCGAAACCACCTCGATCTTCTTCTTCGCACCGATGGTGATCACCGCGCTTGCCGGTCCGCTGCTCGGCGAATGGGCGGGCTGGCGGCGCTGGCTGGCGATCCTGACTGGTTTTGCCGGCGTCCTCATCATCACCCGGCCGGGCGTCGGTGTTTTCGGCGTCGGCCATCTCTTCGCGCTCTGCTCGATGCTGTCGAACTGTTTCTACGTCATCATGACGCGCCGCATGTCGGCGACCGAAACGTCCGAGAGCCTCATTCTGTTTTCGGCATTGGCGCCGGCCGTGCTGCTTCTGCCGCTGCTGCCGTTTTCGCTCGCCCTGCCGCAGGATGGCTGGCACTGGCTGATCCTGCTGATGCTCGGCGTGTTCGGCGCCATCGGCCACTGGCTGCTGGTGCAGGCCTATCGCATCGCCACCACCACGGCGCTGGCTCCATATCCCTATTCGCAGATGGTGTGGATGATTGTCTCCGGCTGGGTCTTCTTCAATCAGTTCCCCGACCGCTGGACGCTTCTTGGCGCTGCAATCATCGTCGCCAGCGGCCTTTACATCGTCCATCGCGAGCACCGATTGCGCGTGCGCAATCGCGCGGCGCTCGACGTCGAGACGGAGGCCTTGGCAAAAAAACTTTGA
- a CDS encoding DUF2000 family protein, with amino-acid sequence MFDTKFAIVLQDDLPVWQKLNVTAFLTSGVVAQFPDIIGEPYRDRAGNIYNPLSIQPVIVLSADRPTLSAIHRRALERDVKTSLYVDEMFSTGHDVANRAVFAEFAPDDAKVVGIALRAERKLVDKITKGARMHP; translated from the coding sequence ATGTTCGATACCAAATTCGCAATCGTGCTGCAGGACGATCTTCCCGTCTGGCAGAAGTTGAACGTCACCGCCTTTTTGACCAGCGGTGTCGTCGCGCAGTTTCCCGACATCATCGGCGAGCCCTACCGCGACCGCGCCGGGAACATCTACAACCCGCTGTCGATCCAGCCGGTCATCGTGCTTTCGGCCGATCGCCCGACGCTCAGCGCGATCCACCGGCGGGCGCTGGAGCGCGATGTAAAAACCTCGCTCTATGTCGACGAAATGTTTTCGACCGGCCACGACGTGGCCAATCGAGCCGTCTTTGCCGAATTCGCGCCAGACGACGCCAAAGTCGTCGGCATTGCGCTTCGCGCAGAAAGGAAGCTTGTCGACAAGATCACCAAGGGTGCCCGCATGCATCCCTGA
- a CDS encoding MarR family winged helix-turn-helix transcriptional regulator — translation MAKADKTATMSRLHSAARLARTALAARLLAHGFYAGQDQIMLALDREDGQTPGNLAGRLGVRPPTITKTINRLQAQGFLEKRASSADARQAHIFLTDTGRDIIHAIEKSVKKTEKQALKGLDKKDQKALFKLLARIEANLSNEDMVLIDDEADVDD, via the coding sequence ATGGCCAAGGCGGACAAGACTGCGACAATGAGCCGGCTGCATTCGGCGGCCCGACTGGCGCGTACGGCACTCGCCGCCAGGCTTCTGGCGCACGGCTTCTATGCCGGCCAGGACCAGATCATGCTGGCGCTCGACCGCGAGGACGGCCAGACGCCCGGCAATCTCGCAGGCCGCCTCGGCGTACGCCCGCCGACCATCACCAAGACCATCAACCGGCTGCAGGCGCAGGGTTTTCTGGAAAAGCGCGCCTCGTCGGCCGATGCCCGCCAGGCCCATATCTTCCTCACCGACACTGGCCGCGACATCATCCACGCCATCGAGAAATCGGTGAAGAAGACCGAAAAACAGGCGCTGAAGGGCCTCGACAAAAAGGACCAGAAGGCGCTGTTCAAGCTGCTTGCCCGCATCGAGGCGAACCTTTCCAACGAGGACATGGTGCTCATCGACGACGAGGCCGACGTCGACGACTGA